The Nocardioides sp. S-1144 genome includes a region encoding these proteins:
- the rpe gene encoding ribulose-phosphate 3-epimerase: MGHVQITPSILNADFAALGAEVARIGSADWVHVDVMDNHFVPNLTFGPTMVEALARSTSTPLDAHLMIADVDRHAPAYVEAGCGSVTFHVEAASAPVRLAREIRAQGARASMALRPATPVEPYEDLLPELDMLLLMTVEPGFGGQKFLDLVLPKIRRARALVEKHGLETWLQVDGGVSLETIERCAAAGADVFVAGSAVYSADDPDAMVAALRERAESAVPAAGEAR, encoded by the coding sequence GTGGGACACGTCCAGATCACGCCGAGCATCCTCAACGCCGACTTCGCCGCCCTCGGCGCCGAGGTCGCCCGGATCGGCAGCGCCGACTGGGTGCACGTCGACGTGATGGACAACCACTTCGTGCCGAACCTGACCTTCGGGCCGACCATGGTCGAGGCGCTGGCGCGCAGCACCAGCACCCCGCTCGACGCGCACCTGATGATCGCCGACGTCGACCGGCACGCACCGGCCTACGTCGAGGCGGGCTGCGGCTCGGTGACCTTCCACGTCGAGGCGGCGAGTGCGCCGGTGCGGCTGGCCCGCGAGATCCGCGCCCAGGGCGCCCGGGCCAGCATGGCGCTGCGGCCGGCGACCCCGGTCGAGCCCTACGAGGACCTGCTGCCCGAGCTCGACATGCTGCTGCTGATGACGGTTGAGCCTGGCTTCGGCGGCCAGAAGTTCCTCGACCTCGTGCTGCCGAAGATCCGCCGCGCCCGCGCGCTGGTCGAGAAGCACGGCCTCGAGACCTGGCTCCAGGTCGACGGCGGGGTCTCGCTGGAGACCATCGAGCGCTGCGCCGCGGCCGGCGCCGACGTCTTCGTCGCCGGCAGTGCCGTCTACTCCGCCGACGACCCCGACGCGATGGTCGCCGCCCTCCGCGAGCGCGCCGAGTCGGCCGTCCCGGCGGCGGGGGAGGCCCGGTGA
- the ribD gene encoding bifunctional diaminohydroxyphosphoribosylaminopyrimidine deaminase/5-amino-6-(5-phosphoribosylamino)uracil reductase RibD → MGDTRAAEHAAMRRALVLAATPGVPMVADTRRVGCVLLDDAGRTVAEGHHRGPGTPHAEAEALARAGAAARGTTAVVTLEPCHHTGRTGPCTEALVRAGVRRVVYAEADANPVAAGGRAALEAAGIEVESGLLADEAARLAEVYRVALREQRPFVTWKFAATLDGRSAAADGTSRWVSGRAARLDTHRLRALCDTMLVGTNTVAVDDPLLTVRDEDGVALDVQPLRAVMGERGLDPARRVFNDDAETVHLRTRDPHVALADLGARGRQHVLLEGGPTLAAAFLRAGLVDEIVAYVAPVLLGAGRSAVGDLGITGIDQAFRPVVADVTVLPGIDGEEPNVRLTLTPRAPSTPAPRRKD, encoded by the coding sequence ATGGGCGACACCCGCGCGGCCGAGCACGCGGCGATGCGCCGCGCGCTGGTGCTGGCCGCGACGCCCGGCGTCCCGATGGTCGCCGACACCCGCCGGGTCGGGTGCGTCCTGCTCGACGACGCCGGCCGCACGGTCGCCGAGGGCCACCACCGCGGCCCCGGGACCCCGCACGCCGAGGCCGAGGCCCTGGCCCGGGCCGGGGCCGCGGCGCGCGGCACGACCGCGGTGGTGACCCTCGAGCCGTGCCACCACACCGGTCGCACCGGTCCCTGCACCGAGGCGCTCGTCCGCGCCGGCGTGCGCCGGGTCGTGTACGCCGAGGCCGACGCCAACCCGGTGGCCGCGGGCGGTCGCGCCGCGCTCGAGGCGGCCGGCATCGAGGTGGAGTCCGGGCTGCTCGCCGACGAGGCCGCCCGGCTGGCCGAGGTGTACCGGGTGGCCCTGCGCGAGCAGCGCCCGTTCGTCACCTGGAAGTTCGCCGCGACCCTCGACGGACGCAGCGCCGCCGCCGACGGCACCTCGCGCTGGGTCTCCGGCCGGGCCGCGCGGCTCGACACCCACCGCCTCCGCGCCCTGTGCGACACCATGCTGGTCGGCACCAACACCGTCGCCGTCGACGACCCGCTGCTCACCGTCCGCGACGAGGACGGCGTCGCGCTGGACGTGCAGCCCCTGCGCGCCGTCATGGGGGAGCGCGGCCTCGACCCGGCCCGCCGCGTGTTCAACGACGACGCCGAGACCGTCCACCTCCGCACCCGCGACCCCCACGTGGCGCTGGCCGACCTGGGCGCCCGCGGCCGCCAGCACGTGCTCCTGGAGGGCGGGCCGACGCTGGCCGCCGCCTTCCTGCGGGCCGGCCTGGTCGACGAGATCGTCGCCTACGTCGCGCCGGTGCTGCTCGGTGCCGGGCGGTCGGCCGTCGGCGACCTCGGAATCACCGGGATCGACCAGGCGTTCCGCCCGGTGGTCGCCGACGTCACCGTGCTGCCGGGGATCGACGGCGAGGAGCCGAACGTCCGCCTCACCCTCACCCCCCGTGCCCCGAGCACCCCCGCGCCACGAAGGAAGGACTGA
- a CDS encoding polynucleotide kinase-phosphatase, with product MAEEGRRINVPEVGLVLLVGISGSGKSTFAARHFLPTQVVSSDVCRGLVADDPNDQSATKDAFAVLGFIVATRLRRGLLTVVDATNVQKDARAQLVRLAKDHDVLVDAVVLDVPEAEAVRRNAARPDRTFGSHVVTRQHRDLRRSLKGLRREGFRRVHVLDGVEEVESVTLGRERSWNDRRDLTGPFDVVGDVHGCAGELRTLLATLGYDVRDDGAHHPDGRTAVFVGDLVDRGPDTPGVLRLVMGMVAAGDALCVAGNHEAKLVRALEGADVQVTHGLGESLEQLAAEPADVRAAALSFMDGLVSHYVLDGGRLVVAHAGLKEAYHGRSSGRVRSFALYGDTTGETDELGLPVRYPWAQEYRGAAAVVYGHTPVPSAEWVNNTICLDTGVVFGGALTALRYPERELVAVPAEREWYAPVRPLAAEGATGAETPRVPGTLRLDDVAGTRWLETTRAGRVKVPEENAAAALEVMSRFAVDPRWLVHLPPTMAPAPTSSVEGYLEHPSEAFAAYARAGVTHVVCEEKHMGSRAIAVVCRDAAVAARRFGLDDGTSGAVHTRTGRPFFPDRAQHEALVARVRDAVAPLFDELDTDWLALDGELLPWSAKALGLIRDQYASVGAAARTALPVAGDLLAAATARGLDDTATARLAELAGRTSRRLDHARAFRDAYARYCEPAAGHPADPVERVRFAPFQVLAAEGRTLALEQPHAWHLDVLGRLTGGAGSFLTPTRSIAVDLASDADRDAATRWWLDLTDARGTGGEGMVVKPASMPGPEDRRVQPGLKVRGREYLRIIYGPDYTDALDVLRQRNLGRKQSLALREHGLGVDALAAFVAGEPLWRVHQLAFAVLALESEPVDPRL from the coding sequence GTGGCTGAGGAGGGACGCCGGATCAACGTGCCCGAGGTGGGCCTCGTGCTGCTCGTCGGCATCTCCGGCAGCGGCAAGTCCACCTTCGCCGCCCGCCACTTCCTGCCCACGCAGGTCGTGTCGAGCGACGTGTGCCGCGGCCTGGTCGCCGACGACCCGAACGACCAGTCCGCGACGAAGGACGCCTTCGCGGTCCTGGGCTTCATCGTCGCCACCCGGCTGCGCCGCGGCCTGCTCACCGTCGTCGACGCGACCAACGTGCAGAAGGACGCCCGCGCCCAGCTGGTGCGGCTGGCCAAGGACCACGACGTCCTCGTCGACGCGGTGGTGCTCGACGTCCCCGAGGCCGAGGCGGTGCGCCGCAACGCCGCCCGGCCCGACCGCACGTTCGGCAGCCACGTCGTCACCCGCCAGCACCGCGACCTCCGGCGCTCGCTCAAGGGCCTGCGGCGCGAGGGGTTCCGGCGCGTCCACGTGCTCGACGGCGTCGAGGAGGTCGAGTCGGTCACCCTCGGCCGCGAGCGCTCGTGGAACGACCGGCGCGACCTCACCGGCCCCTTCGACGTGGTCGGCGACGTCCACGGCTGCGCCGGTGAGCTGCGGACCCTGCTGGCCACGCTGGGCTACGACGTCCGCGACGACGGGGCGCACCACCCCGACGGCCGCACGGCGGTGTTCGTCGGCGACCTCGTCGACCGCGGTCCCGACACCCCCGGCGTCCTGCGCCTGGTGATGGGGATGGTCGCGGCCGGCGACGCGCTGTGCGTCGCCGGCAACCACGAGGCCAAGCTGGTGCGCGCGCTCGAGGGCGCCGACGTGCAGGTCACCCACGGGCTGGGGGAGTCGCTCGAGCAGCTCGCCGCCGAGCCCGCCGACGTCCGCGCGGCGGCGCTGTCGTTCATGGACGGGCTGGTCAGCCACTACGTCCTCGACGGCGGCCGGCTGGTCGTCGCCCACGCCGGGCTCAAGGAGGCCTACCACGGTCGCTCGTCGGGCCGGGTCCGCAGCTTCGCGCTCTACGGCGACACGACCGGCGAGACCGACGAGCTCGGCCTCCCGGTGCGCTACCCGTGGGCCCAGGAGTACCGCGGGGCGGCCGCCGTCGTCTACGGCCACACGCCGGTGCCGAGCGCCGAGTGGGTCAACAACACGATCTGCCTCGACACCGGCGTCGTCTTCGGTGGCGCGCTGACGGCGCTGCGGTACCCCGAGCGCGAGCTCGTCGCCGTCCCGGCCGAGCGCGAGTGGTACGCCCCGGTGCGGCCGCTGGCCGCCGAGGGGGCCACCGGTGCGGAGACGCCGCGGGTGCCGGGCACGCTGCGCCTCGACGACGTCGCCGGCACCCGCTGGCTGGAGACCACCCGCGCCGGGCGCGTCAAGGTGCCCGAGGAGAACGCCGCCGCCGCGCTCGAGGTGATGAGCCGGTTCGCGGTCGACCCGCGCTGGCTGGTCCACCTGCCGCCCACGATGGCCCCGGCGCCGACGTCGTCGGTCGAGGGGTACCTCGAGCACCCCTCGGAGGCCTTCGCGGCCTACGCCCGTGCCGGCGTCACCCACGTCGTCTGCGAGGAGAAGCACATGGGGTCGCGCGCGATCGCCGTCGTGTGTCGCGACGCCGCCGTGGCCGCGCGCCGCTTCGGCCTCGACGACGGCACCTCCGGCGCGGTGCACACCCGCACCGGGCGCCCCTTCTTCCCCGACCGCGCCCAGCACGAGGCGCTGGTGGCGCGGGTCCGGGACGCCGTCGCGCCGCTGTTCGACGAGCTCGACACCGACTGGCTGGCGCTCGACGGCGAGCTGCTGCCCTGGTCGGCGAAGGCGCTCGGACTGATCCGCGACCAGTACGCCTCGGTCGGCGCCGCCGCCCGCACGGCGCTGCCGGTGGCCGGCGACCTGCTCGCCGCCGCGACCGCGCGGGGCCTCGACGACACCGCGACGGCCAGGCTGGCCGAGCTGGCGGGGCGCACGTCGCGCCGGCTCGACCACGCCCGGGCGTTCCGCGACGCCTACGCGCGCTACTGCGAGCCCGCCGCCGGCCACCCGGCCGACCCGGTCGAGCGCGTCCGCTTCGCGCCGTTCCAGGTGCTGGCCGCCGAGGGGCGCACCCTGGCCCTCGAGCAGCCGCACGCCTGGCACCTCGACGTGCTGGGGCGCCTGACCGGTGGCGCCGGCTCGTTCCTCACCCCGACGCGGAGCATCGCGGTCGACCTGGCCTCCGACGCCGACCGCGACGCCGCCACCCGCTGGTGGCTCGACCTCACCGACGCGCGGGGGACCGGCGGCGAGGGCATGGTCGTGAAGCCGGCCTCGATGCCTGGTCCCGAGGACCGGCGGGTGCAGCCCGGGCTCAAGGTGCGCGGCCGCGAGTACCTGCGGATCATCTACGGCCCCGACTACACCGACGCCCTCGACGTCCTGCGCCAGCGCAACCTGGGCCGCAAGCAGTCCCTCGCCCTGCGCGAGCACGGCCTCGGTGTCGACGCCCTCGCCGCGTTCGTCGCCGGCGAGCCGCTGTGGCGCGTGCACCAGCTCGCCTTCGCCGTGCTCGCGCTCGAGAGTGAGCCGGTCGACCCGCGGCTGTGA
- a CDS encoding 3' terminal RNA ribose 2'-O-methyltransferase Hen1, whose amino-acid sequence MLLTVTTTARDTGPAPGPATDLGHLLHKHPERVQQFVQSFGTATVFYPEADDARCTVAVLLEIDPVRMARTRGRDSPDFSLGQYVNDRPYAASSLLGVAVADVFSTARAGRCAARQELADSPIPLEVRIPVLPCRGGPDIAHRLFEPLGWAVTAVPVPLDPAFPEWGDSRYVDLTITGHLRLADALSQLHVLLPVLDEAKHYWQGPDEIDKLLRSGGDWLTRHPERELVTRRYLARTTLTRAALARLAELDDRPDGGVPDDGPVPDAEPRRAPLAALRRDAVVRALFDVGATSVVDLGCGGGALLRALVEEHRFTRIAGVDVSSRSLEQAARALRLESMSERQAERVTLFQGALTYEDPRLGGYDAAVLMEVVEHVDPSRLAALEHVVFGAAAPAAVVVTTPNAEYNVRYPELTGMRHPDHRFEWTRAELAAWCERVAGTHGYTVEHRGVGEPDETLGAPTQLAVFTRG is encoded by the coding sequence GTGCTGCTCACCGTCACGACCACCGCCAGGGACACCGGGCCGGCCCCGGGGCCGGCGACCGACCTCGGCCACCTGCTCCACAAGCACCCGGAGCGGGTCCAGCAGTTCGTGCAGTCCTTCGGCACCGCGACCGTCTTCTACCCCGAGGCCGACGACGCCCGCTGCACCGTGGCGGTGCTCCTCGAGATCGACCCGGTCCGCATGGCCCGCACCCGCGGGCGCGACAGCCCCGACTTCAGCCTCGGGCAGTACGTCAACGACCGGCCCTACGCGGCGTCGTCCCTGCTCGGCGTCGCGGTCGCCGACGTCTTCAGCACCGCCCGGGCGGGGCGCTGCGCGGCGCGCCAGGAGCTCGCCGACAGCCCGATCCCGCTCGAGGTCCGGATCCCGGTGCTGCCCTGCCGGGGCGGCCCCGACATCGCGCACCGGCTCTTCGAGCCGCTCGGCTGGGCCGTCACCGCGGTCCCGGTGCCCCTCGACCCGGCGTTCCCCGAGTGGGGCGACTCGCGCTACGTCGACCTGACGATCACCGGCCACCTGCGGCTCGCGGACGCCCTGAGCCAGCTGCACGTGCTGCTGCCGGTGCTCGACGAGGCCAAGCACTACTGGCAGGGCCCCGACGAGATCGACAAGCTGCTGCGCTCCGGGGGCGACTGGCTCACCCGCCACCCCGAGCGCGAGCTCGTCACCCGCCGCTACCTCGCCCGGACGACGCTCACCCGCGCCGCGCTGGCCCGGCTGGCCGAGCTCGACGACCGGCCCGACGGCGGCGTGCCCGACGACGGGCCGGTCCCCGACGCCGAGCCACGGCGGGCGCCGCTCGCCGCGCTGCGCCGCGACGCCGTCGTCCGCGCCCTGTTCGACGTCGGGGCCACGTCGGTCGTCGACCTCGGCTGCGGCGGCGGCGCCCTGCTCCGGGCGCTGGTCGAGGAGCACCGGTTCACGCGGATCGCGGGCGTCGACGTGTCGTCGCGCTCCCTCGAGCAGGCGGCCCGGGCGCTGCGCCTGGAGTCGATGAGCGAGCGCCAGGCCGAGCGGGTGACCCTGTTCCAGGGCGCGCTCACCTACGAGGACCCGCGGCTCGGCGGCTACGACGCCGCCGTCCTGATGGAGGTCGTCGAGCACGTCGACCCGTCGCGGCTCGCGGCGCTGGAGCACGTGGTGTTCGGTGCGGCCGCCCCGGCCGCCGTCGTGGTCACCACCCCGAACGCCGAGTACAACGTGCGCTACCCGGAGCTGACCGGGATGCGCCACCCCGACCACCGCTTCGAGTGGACCCGCGCCGAGCTGGCCGCCTGGTGCGAACGGGTGGCCGGCACCCACGGCTACACCGTCGAGCACCGGGGCGTCGGCGAGCCCGACGAGACCCTGGGCGCGCCGACCCAGCTGGCGGTGTTCACCCGTGGCTGA
- a CDS encoding maleylpyruvate isomerase N-terminal domain-containing protein — MTAYARGAALFRAATADLSAPELVLTVPSCPGWTISDVVTHVADNHAAVLAQAGIVSDSADLLATYEEHLTRQPRALIDALELTLHAWDVARARGMRADLDDVVLDFLTAFAVDAGEQLYLDGAFDMILVGAEEDRQTRVLALYGRAA, encoded by the coding sequence GTGACCGCCTACGCCCGCGGCGCCGCGCTGTTCCGGGCCGCGACCGCCGACCTGTCCGCCCCCGAGCTGGTGCTCACGGTGCCCTCGTGCCCGGGCTGGACGATCTCGGACGTCGTCACCCACGTCGCCGACAACCACGCCGCCGTGCTGGCGCAGGCCGGCATCGTCTCCGACTCCGCCGACCTGCTCGCGACCTACGAGGAGCACCTGACCCGGCAGCCCCGGGCGCTGATCGACGCCCTCGAGCTGACCCTGCACGCCTGGGACGTCGCGCGGGCGCGCGGGATGCGCGCGGACCTCGACGACGTCGTCCTGGACTTCCTCACCGCCTTCGCCGTCGACGCCGGCGAGCAGCTCTACCTCGACGGCGCCTTCGACATGATCCTGGTCGGCGCCGAGGAGGACCGGCAGACGCGGGTGCTCGCCCTCTACGGCCGCGCCGCCTGA
- a CDS encoding AAA family ATPase, protein MSRPRLVLLNGMPGSGKSTLARRYLAEHPGVLCVEDAELRGWIGGDPAHHAEAARHLGLALACAHLEAGYDVVVPQLVSRLELVAGWEDVAREAGAELVEVVLHGAVVESRVPDDAVEHLVEHAHGLADVVAARPHVHRLVTRHGDVDSAYRDLLDVLDPDVPA, encoded by the coding sequence GTGAGCCGCCCGCGGCTGGTCCTGCTCAACGGCATGCCCGGCTCGGGCAAGTCGACCCTCGCGCGCCGCTACCTCGCCGAGCACCCCGGCGTCCTGTGCGTGGAGGACGCCGAGCTGCGCGGCTGGATCGGCGGCGACCCCGCCCACCACGCCGAGGCGGCGCGCCACCTGGGCCTGGCGCTCGCCTGCGCCCACCTCGAGGCGGGCTACGACGTCGTCGTCCCGCAGCTGGTGAGCAGGCTCGAGCTGGTCGCCGGCTGGGAGGACGTCGCCCGCGAGGCCGGCGCCGAGCTCGTCGAGGTCGTCCTGCACGGCGCGGTCGTCGAGTCCCGCGTGCCCGACGACGCCGTCGAGCACCTCGTCGAGCACGCCCACGGCCTCGCCGACGTGGTGGCCGCCCGGCCGCACGTCCACCGCCTCGTCACCCGCCACGGCGACGTCGACAGCGCGTACCGTGACCTGCTCGACGTCCTCGACCCCGACGTCCCCGCCTGA
- the ligD gene encoding non-homologous end-joining DNA ligase, which yields MASKSPSVEIEVDDRVVRVSNPERVYFPESGATKLDLVEYYLAVGPGIVNALFERPCMLHRFPKGLAGDKVHQKRIPPGAPPWVETVRLTFPRWNRTADELCVTELASVVWAVQMSTVEFHPWNSRRADPEKPDEWRIDLDPGPLSDYAQVRRVAAVAHEVLDELGAVGHPKTSGGSGLHVYVRIHPDHDHRTVRRAALAFAREVERRAPDDVTTTWWRKDRDPHHLFVDYNQNARDHTIAAAYSVRGLADARVSAPVRWDEIDDADPHDFTIFTMPERFAALGDLHADIDDPGQTFDIAPLLEWAERDEASGAPVPDEPDDTGDTGGDGG from the coding sequence GTGGCATCGAAGTCCCCGTCCGTGGAGATCGAGGTCGACGACCGGGTCGTGCGGGTGAGCAACCCCGAGCGCGTCTACTTCCCCGAGTCGGGCGCGACCAAGCTCGACCTCGTCGAGTACTACCTGGCGGTCGGACCGGGCATCGTCAACGCCCTGTTCGAGCGGCCCTGCATGCTGCACCGGTTCCCGAAGGGGCTGGCCGGCGACAAGGTGCACCAGAAGCGGATCCCGCCCGGGGCGCCGCCGTGGGTCGAGACGGTGCGGCTCACCTTCCCGCGGTGGAACCGCACCGCCGACGAGCTGTGCGTCACCGAGCTGGCCAGCGTGGTCTGGGCGGTGCAGATGTCGACGGTGGAGTTCCACCCCTGGAACAGCCGGCGCGCGGACCCGGAGAAGCCCGACGAGTGGCGCATCGACCTCGACCCGGGCCCGCTCTCCGACTACGCCCAGGTCCGCCGGGTCGCCGCCGTCGCGCACGAGGTGCTCGACGAGCTCGGGGCCGTCGGCCACCCCAAGACCAGCGGCGGCTCCGGGCTGCACGTCTACGTCCGGATCCACCCGGACCACGACCACCGGACCGTGCGCCGGGCCGCGCTGGCCTTCGCCCGCGAGGTCGAGCGTCGCGCGCCCGACGACGTCACGACGACCTGGTGGCGCAAGGACCGCGACCCGCACCACCTCTTCGTCGACTACAACCAGAACGCCCGCGACCACACCATCGCGGCGGCCTACTCCGTGCGCGGACTCGCCGACGCCCGCGTCTCGGCGCCGGTGCGCTGGGACGAGATCGACGACGCCGACCCGCACGACTTCACCATCTTCACGATGCCGGAGCGCTTCGCCGCCCTCGGCGACCTGCACGCCGACATCGACGACCCCGGGCAGACCTTCGACATCGCCCCGCTGCTGGAGTGGGCCGAGCGCGACGAGGCGTCCGGCGCCCCCGTGCCCGACGAGCCCGACGACACCGGCGACACCGGCGGGGACGGCGGGTGA